From the genome of Coprococcus phoceensis:
AAATCCGAAAAGGACTAAAACAGAGCATAGAGAGCGAGTTTGTGATGATAGTGCGGTGGAAGTATTTATGTCATTTGTAGAAGAGGGAGAGACATTAACAAACGAGTCCATGTATATCAATTTTGAGATAAATTCAAATGGAGCGCTTTTTGCAAAATATGGCAAGGGACGTAAGAATCGACAGTTCATTGCAGAGGATGTAGTATCGGAAACAGAAATTCAAGCAGACATAAAAGAAGACTATTGGACTGTGGAATTTGTGATTCCAGAATCTTTCTTGAAAAAAATCTGCGATTTAGAAGCTATTAAATCTGGAAAAATCTTTTATTGTAATTTTTATAAGATTTCAGAGGACCCTGAAATTGAACACTATGGAGCATATGCCCCAATAGGCAGCGAAACACCGAATTTTCATCTTCCGGTATTTTTCGCAGAGGCAATTGTCGAATAGGAGAGCGAAACTATGAGAGATTATATTTTAGAATGCTGTGTAGATTCAGTAGAATCTGCAATTGAGGCGAAAAAAGGTGGCGCAAATCGTATCGAGCTGTGCAGTGGACTTGTAATTGGAGGACTGTCTCCGTCAAAAGCATTGTTTGAAGCGGTTCGTGAAAACGTAGATATCCGCATTCATACGTTGCTGAGATCAAGGTTTGGAGACTTTTGTTATACAGATTATGAACATGAACTATTAAAAAAAGAAGTTAGAATGTTTCGGGAACTTGGAGCAGATGGAGTTGTCATCGGCACATTGAGACCAGATGGTTCACTTCATACAGAGCAGATGAAGGAGTTGATTGAAGAGGCAGGCGATATGTCGATTACACTTCATAGGGCGTTTGATATGTGCAAAGATCCATTTGCGACGTTGGAACAGGCAAAACGGCTTGGAATTCATACCATTTTGACCTCAGGACAGAAAAATAATTGTGTAGAGGGAATAGAACTGCTTAAAAAGCTGGTAGAACAGGCGGAAGGGAAATTAGATATATTAATCGCGGGCGGCGTTGATGGAAACGTCATTCCAAAACTTTATCAAGAGACGGGAAGTCATACGTATCATATGTCCGGGAAAGTGACTTTGAACAGCGAAATGAAGTATCGAAAAGAAGATGTAAGTATGGGAATTGCATCTATGAGTGAATATGAAATTTGGAGAACAAGCGCGGAAAGAATAAAAAAAGCCAGGGAAGTTTTAGAAGCATTATAAAAACACTGCTCAACTATTTACGGTTGAGCAGTGTTTTTAGGTACAGGGGATGAGAGAATCGAACTCCCACCAAAAGTTTTGGAGACTCCTATCATACCATTTGACCAATCCCCTATGTGGAATATTGTTTATATTTTATATAATGTATAATAATACAAATGGGGGCTGCTTGTCAATGGTTTTAAAGGTATTTACATAGCCTTTACAATAGCAGATGGGATAGAATGAACAGGAATGTCTGATGAGAGCAAAGATTTTATTTCAGGTCAATCTTTTAAGGAAAGTAGATAAGAAATGATAGCTATGGGAAGACAAATTGTGCCAATTGTACAAATAAAATAAAAAATATAAAAAGTATTGACAATTAGAAAGAGGCATGATAGAATAACATTCGTCGCTGA
Proteins encoded in this window:
- a CDS encoding carbohydrate-binding family 9-like protein, translated to MKYTVKKICEKSDIKKCENFVIDKYMWNSTQEPKTYGWLGYLENKGFFVKMVCEEQNPKRTKTEHRERVCDDSAVEVFMSFVEEGETLTNESMYINFEINSNGALFAKYGKGRKNRQFIAEDVVSETEIQADIKEDYWTVEFVIPESFLKKICDLEAIKSGKIFYCNFYKISEDPEIEHYGAYAPIGSETPNFHLPVFFAEAIVE
- a CDS encoding copper homeostasis protein CutC gives rise to the protein MRDYILECCVDSVESAIEAKKGGANRIELCSGLVIGGLSPSKALFEAVRENVDIRIHTLLRSRFGDFCYTDYEHELLKKEVRMFRELGADGVVIGTLRPDGSLHTEQMKELIEEAGDMSITLHRAFDMCKDPFATLEQAKRLGIHTILTSGQKNNCVEGIELLKKLVEQAEGKLDILIAGGVDGNVIPKLYQETGSHTYHMSGKVTLNSEMKYRKEDVSMGIASMSEYEIWRTSAERIKKAREVLEAL